The following proteins are co-located in the Terriglobales bacterium genome:
- a CDS encoding MBL fold metallo-hydrolase, translating into MRRRLGILAFGLVIAFAAGLATGQTGSSTETPNDTRILFLGTAGGPPLRLDRSEPSTLLMVDGRQYLIDCGIGTMRRMLQAGIQSEQIKTIFFTHLHSDHDLGLADVMANDYFRLRSPRSTPSIHIYGPPQTKELVDAAFRYLTITVRPFASENRSDFQVVNGEFTSPFVAHEIEHEGVIFQDDKIRVIAAENTHYALMPEEDRKHLKSFSYRVETPHGVIVFTGDTAPSDAVARLAKGADVLLAEVSYRDPEDLDQTVNVMAARTHATPDRTKTFRAHFQFEHLDSQGVGELASKAQVKSVLLYHYNPTDKTDEAAYVSGVKKYFAGTVFAPADLDRYCLAPNGDSHTSNVLSLCGNTTELQNSGESGTKLHPSETPSGHPISTGNSSPSSCTIPVSERKQEEGCYVLANEALESLPPSPLFWHLYTYPTTAAASQAKGTSSGSVVESFGKIWLFELAPAEWKPPSGERVAVIGPLPVTPAKKYFARYMESIEAPTVTGTPVHTHPGPEAWYLLHGAQCLRTPNRTFVIHAGETGFVPGGEPMILKPSGTEPRHSIVLVLHDAAQPWRTKTEVWKPQSQCPQ; encoded by the coding sequence ATGCGACGCAGGCTCGGCATTCTCGCATTCGGCTTGGTCATAGCGTTCGCAGCTGGATTAGCGACAGGTCAGACTGGCTCCTCTACCGAAACGCCGAACGATACTCGGATACTTTTTCTCGGCACTGCCGGTGGCCCTCCCTTGCGCCTCGATCGCTCGGAGCCTTCTACGTTGCTCATGGTGGATGGCCGCCAGTATCTGATCGATTGCGGAATTGGCACGATGCGACGAATGCTGCAGGCGGGCATTCAATCAGAACAAATCAAGACAATCTTCTTCACGCATCTTCATTCCGATCACGACCTCGGGCTAGCTGATGTAATGGCCAACGATTACTTTCGGCTGCGTTCGCCCCGTTCAACACCATCTATTCATATTTATGGCCCGCCACAAACGAAAGAGCTTGTTGACGCGGCGTTTCGCTATCTCACCATCACAGTTCGGCCTTTCGCCTCTGAAAATCGTTCGGACTTTCAGGTGGTGAACGGAGAATTCACCAGTCCGTTTGTTGCGCACGAGATTGAGCATGAAGGCGTTATTTTTCAGGACGACAAGATTCGCGTCATCGCTGCCGAAAACACCCACTACGCGCTAATGCCGGAGGAAGATCGCAAGCATCTGAAATCTTTTTCCTATCGAGTCGAAACCCCGCACGGTGTAATTGTTTTCACCGGAGATACGGCTCCGAGCGATGCGGTGGCTCGGCTGGCAAAAGGCGCTGATGTGCTCCTGGCGGAAGTCTCCTATCGCGATCCTGAAGATCTGGATCAAACCGTGAATGTCATGGCCGCCAGAACCCATGCAACACCTGATCGCACCAAGACATTCCGCGCACACTTCCAGTTCGAACATCTCGATTCCCAGGGGGTTGGAGAGCTTGCCTCCAAGGCGCAAGTCAAATCGGTCCTGCTATACCATTACAACCCGACAGACAAAACAGACGAAGCAGCCTACGTGAGCGGCGTGAAGAAATACTTTGCTGGCACCGTGTTCGCTCCCGCCGACCTGGATCGGTACTGCCTCGCACCCAATGGAGACTCGCATACAAGCAACGTTCTGAGCCTCTGTGGAAACACGACAGAACTCCAAAATTCAGGTGAGTCCGGTACAAAGTTACATCCTTCCGAAACACCCTCTGGTCATCCGATCTCGACCGGGAATTCTAGCCCAAGCTCTTGCACAATACCGGTGAGCGAGCGCAAACAAGAGGAAGGTTGCTATGTGCTAGCTAATGAAGCGCTGGAGAGTTTGCCGCCCAGCCCTCTGTTCTGGCATTTGTATACTTATCCCACTACTGCGGCCGCTTCACAGGCGAAAGGAACGTCCTCTGGAAGTGTCGTTGAGTCGTTCGGGAAAATTTGGCTATTCGAGCTAGCTCCCGCTGAGTGGAAACCTCCCAGCGGAGAACGGGTTGCCGTCATCGGGCCGCTGCCAGTTACACCTGCGAAGAAATATTTTGCCCGCTATATGGAAAGCATCGAGGCGCCGACCGTGACGGGCACTCCGGTTCACACTCATCCGGGCCCTGAGGCCTGGTATCTACTACACGGCGCTCAATGCCTGCGGACACCGAATAGAACATTCGTAATTCACGCTGGTGAGACAGGCTTCGTTCCTGGTGGCGAACCGATGATTTTGAAGCCCAGCGGAACCGAACCTCGCCACTCCATCGTTCTGGTTTTGCACGATGCTGCGCAACCTTGGAGGACTAAAACTGAAGTGTGGAAACCTCAGAGCCAATGCCCGCAGTAA
- a CDS encoding alpha/beta hydrolase yields the protein MERGFTEGPIDWGKEQMMYQEPKKTINDSRAGRTTKTRGYAPVNGLKIYYQIEGSGDPILFIPPAFGFAGRESFPELVQNHSVITVDLQGNGRTADIPERPISIEQYAEDVVSLVKYLGISKADFIGASYGGDAAAVIAIRYPELVRRVVTYAATFAPPPTTLNPETTHYDHSPTAETRDVQFQRESYMKVAPDPNYWPKIYEKVGKIQWKGFSKEELASVKVPFLVVQGDHDFVRIEHSVETVKLIPHAELAVIPSASHFALSSEPERVIPVIKHFLEKSENQLPLATANVGYHPGETR from the coding sequence TTGGAGCGCGGCTTCACCGAAGGGCCGATAGATTGGGGCAAGGAACAAATGATGTACCAGGAACCAAAGAAAACTATTAACGACTCACGCGCTGGAAGGACAACGAAGACCCGTGGATATGCGCCTGTCAACGGCCTGAAGATTTATTACCAAATCGAGGGGAGCGGCGATCCGATTCTTTTTATCCCGCCCGCTTTCGGATTTGCTGGGCGGGAATCTTTTCCTGAGCTGGTTCAAAACCATTCCGTGATAACGGTCGATCTCCAGGGAAATGGTCGCACGGCAGATATTCCCGAGCGTCCCATTTCGATCGAGCAGTACGCCGAAGACGTGGTTAGCCTCGTGAAATACCTTGGGATCTCAAAGGCCGACTTTATTGGTGCAAGCTACGGTGGCGACGCAGCAGCTGTGATCGCAATTCGCTATCCCGAACTTGTCCGTCGTGTGGTGACTTACGCAGCAACTTTTGCCCCTCCTCCGACCACCCTGAATCCTGAGACGACGCACTATGATCATTCTCCAACTGCTGAGACTAGAGACGTCCAATTTCAGAGAGAGAGCTACATGAAAGTCGCGCCTGATCCGAACTATTGGCCCAAGATTTACGAAAAGGTTGGCAAGATTCAGTGGAAAGGCTTTTCGAAAGAAGAATTGGCTTCCGTTAAAGTGCCGTTTCTGGTTGTTCAAGGAGATCACGATTTTGTTCGCATCGAGCACTCCGTTGAAACCGTCAAACTCATTCCGCACGCCGAGCTTGCGGTGATCCCGAGCGCAAGCCACTTCGCCTTATCTTCAGAACCAGAGAGGGTGATTCCAGTCATTAAACATTTCCTAGAAAAGTCTGAAAACCAACTACCGTTGGCTACTGCCAACGTTGGCTATCACCCGGGTGAAACCAGATAA
- a CDS encoding SRPBCC family protein: MSRSTFLYVTYIRTTPDKLWSALTDVEFMKQYWFGMQCESSWTRGSSWKLVSADGTIFDEGEIVEAEPPRRLVIRWQHQKRPELKAEGHSLCTIELEPTAGAVKLSITHAIEREPSKFIEAVSGGWPKIISNLKSLLETGSIALQEPYPAQGTR; this comes from the coding sequence ATGTCTAGATCGACGTTTTTGTACGTGACTTACATCCGCACCACGCCCGACAAGCTGTGGTCAGCGCTGACCGACGTGGAATTCATGAAGCAGTACTGGTTCGGCATGCAGTGTGAAAGCAGTTGGACGCGCGGATCCTCATGGAAGTTGGTATCCGCGGACGGGACGATCTTCGACGAGGGCGAAATCGTAGAGGCCGAGCCGCCACGACGCTTAGTAATCCGGTGGCAGCACCAAAAAAGGCCCGAACTCAAGGCCGAAGGCCACTCGCTCTGCACCATAGAACTGGAACCCACGGCTGGGGCTGTCAAGCTCTCCATCACCCATGCCATCGAGCGCGAACCATCGAAATTTATTGAGGCAGTGTCTGGAGGCTGGCCGAAGATCATCTCGAATCTCAAGTCGCTGTTGGAGACCGGTTCGATTGCTCTGCAGGAGCCCTACCCAGCTCAGGGCACCCGCTGA
- a CDS encoding metalloregulator ArsR/SmtB family transcription factor: MVAHRRDTDLLFKALADPSRRKLLDVLHAHDGRTLNELCEHLNMTRQGVTQHLDVLEAANLVATVRRGREKLHFLNPVPLQEIYERWIAKFEKPRLRALSQLKHRLEKTDV, translated from the coding sequence ATGGTTGCCCATCGGCGCGATACGGATCTGCTGTTCAAAGCCCTGGCTGACCCCAGTCGGCGCAAGCTGCTAGACGTGCTGCACGCGCACGACGGCCGCACCCTTAACGAGTTATGCGAACACCTGAACATGACGAGGCAGGGCGTGACGCAGCACTTGGACGTGCTGGAGGCGGCGAACTTGGTCGCGACCGTGCGACGTGGTCGCGAAAAGCTGCACTTCCTCAATCCGGTGCCGCTGCAAGAGATCTACGAGCGCTGGATTGCGAAATTCGAAAAGCCGCGCCTTAGAGCGCTCTCGCAACTTAAACACCGACTGGAGAAAACCGATGTCTAG
- a CDS encoding MerR family transcriptional regulator — MGAKRAAATRAMKSGTEIVIPDKLFFRIGEVAKLCSLPAYVLRFWETEFPQLKPAKSNTGQRLYRRKDVENVVRVKKLLYEEGYTINGARQFLKTEAKRDRSQTALPFAQPRSTNPSDLLPLKQGLQEVLAILAARR; from the coding sequence GTGGGAGCAAAGCGAGCCGCAGCTACGCGCGCGATGAAATCGGGAACCGAGATCGTGATTCCCGACAAGCTCTTCTTTCGCATCGGCGAAGTCGCGAAGCTTTGCTCGCTGCCAGCCTACGTTCTCCGCTTTTGGGAAACAGAATTTCCGCAGCTCAAACCCGCCAAAAGCAATACCGGCCAACGACTGTATCGACGCAAAGATGTCGAGAATGTCGTGCGCGTGAAGAAGCTTCTGTACGAAGAGGGCTACACCATCAACGGCGCCCGGCAGTTCCTCAAAACGGAAGCGAAGCGCGATCGCTCGCAAACCGCCCTGCCCTTTGCTCAACCCAGGAGCACCAATCCTTCCGATCTGCTTCCCCTCAAGCAGGGATTGCAGGAAGTGCTGGCGATTCTCGCGGCCAGACGCTAA
- a CDS encoding Glu/Leu/Phe/Val dehydrogenase: MTTETKEHVGAFTAEQEFNPWEAQAARFDLAAQKLKLDPGIWKVLRYPNREIIVHIPVQMDNGSIEVFTGFRVQHSIARGPAKGGIRYSPDVTLDEVRALASWMTWKCAVVNIPFGGAKGGIICDPKRLSQTELEKITRRYTAELVEFIGPEKDVPAPDMNTNEQTMAWIMDTYSMHMRQTVTAVVTGKPLNIGGSRGRREATGRGLMIVCNEALRKFGMQPETTRIIIQGFGNVGSNAAKLMHDAGYKIIGIGEYDGGLYNKNGIDIDALITHRQRNGTITGFKGAEAANTAELLITECDILIPAATENVITSRNAGKMRAKIIAEGANGPTTAVADDILADKNIFVIPDILANAGGVTASYFEWVQDRQGFFWKESVVNEQLEDILRESFEEVVRYSETHNVNNRIAAYMLAVDRVQFTIRQRGIYA; encoded by the coding sequence ATGACGACTGAAACGAAAGAGCACGTGGGGGCGTTTACCGCCGAGCAGGAGTTCAATCCGTGGGAGGCGCAGGCTGCCCGATTCGATTTGGCGGCGCAGAAGCTGAAGCTCGATCCCGGTATCTGGAAGGTGCTGCGCTATCCGAATCGCGAGATCATCGTGCACATTCCGGTGCAGATGGACAACGGCAGCATCGAGGTCTTCACCGGATTCCGGGTACAGCACTCGATCGCGCGCGGTCCCGCGAAAGGCGGCATTCGCTACAGCCCAGACGTGACGCTCGACGAAGTTCGTGCTCTCGCCAGCTGGATGACCTGGAAGTGCGCGGTCGTGAACATTCCGTTCGGCGGCGCCAAAGGCGGAATTATTTGCGATCCCAAGCGCCTTTCCCAAACTGAACTCGAGAAAATCACTCGCCGTTACACCGCGGAGCTCGTGGAATTCATCGGTCCTGAAAAAGATGTTCCTGCTCCGGACATGAACACCAACGAGCAGACCATGGCGTGGATCATGGATACGTACTCCATGCACATGCGGCAGACGGTCACAGCCGTGGTGACGGGCAAGCCGCTGAACATCGGCGGCTCACGCGGCCGGCGAGAGGCGACAGGCCGTGGCCTGATGATCGTGTGCAACGAAGCTCTGCGTAAGTTCGGAATGCAGCCAGAGACAACGCGCATCATCATCCAGGGCTTCGGCAATGTCGGATCCAATGCCGCGAAGCTGATGCACGATGCCGGCTACAAGATCATCGGCATCGGTGAGTACGACGGTGGTCTTTATAACAAGAATGGAATCGACATCGACGCACTGATCACGCATCGCCAGCGGAACGGAACCATTACCGGTTTCAAAGGAGCAGAGGCTGCGAACACGGCCGAACTGCTGATTACCGAGTGCGACATTCTCATTCCTGCAGCAACTGAAAACGTGATCACCAGCCGGAATGCCGGCAAGATGCGAGCGAAGATCATTGCTGAAGGTGCGAATGGTCCAACTACGGCTGTTGCCGACGATATTCTTGCTGACAAAAACATCTTCGTAATTCCCGACATTCTCGCCAATGCCGGCGGCGTCACCGCTTCATACTTCGAGTGGGTTCAGGATCGTCAGGGATTCTTCTGGAAGGAATCAGTTGTTAACGAACAACTGGAAGACATCCTGCGGGAGTCGTTCGAAGAGGTAGTGCGCTATTCGGAGACGCACAACGTGAACAACCGCATCGCCGCGTATATGCTCGCAGTGGATCGCGTGCAGTTCACGATTCGCCAGCGGGGAATCTACGCGTAG
- a CDS encoding CDP-alcohol phosphatidyltransferase family protein codes for MTWTGAFGRACGKLLYAIVRGLSLTHISPNILTFTGLVINIIAAVLFGYASGGNQPRFFLYAGLVILGAGIFDMVDGRVARATHQVTTFGAFFDSVIDRYSDIALFFGLLVYYARANHFFYVVLVGIVMTTSVMVSYTRARAESLIPSCKVGFLERPERIVLVIIGALFNRMAPVLWVIAVLSTVTVIHRMWYTYQQMKPITEKELKTQAEAAESKAEPAAKLNRPTPLDPAF; via the coding sequence ATGACTTGGACGGGAGCGTTCGGGCGCGCATGCGGCAAGCTACTCTATGCGATCGTGCGCGGACTCTCGCTCACGCACATCTCTCCGAATATCCTCACGTTTACTGGGCTCGTGATCAATATCATCGCCGCCGTCTTATTTGGGTATGCAAGCGGCGGCAATCAACCGCGCTTCTTTCTTTATGCTGGCCTGGTCATCCTCGGCGCCGGCATCTTCGACATGGTCGATGGTCGCGTCGCGCGAGCTACGCATCAAGTCACGACCTTCGGAGCTTTCTTCGATTCCGTTATCGACCGCTATAGCGACATCGCTCTCTTTTTCGGATTGCTCGTCTATTACGCTCGCGCCAATCACTTCTTCTATGTTGTCCTCGTCGGAATCGTCATGACGACTTCGGTCATGGTGAGCTATACGCGAGCGCGGGCCGAGTCGCTGATCCCGAGCTGCAAGGTGGGATTCCTCGAGCGCCCCGAGCGCATTGTGCTCGTCATTATCGGCGCGCTTTTCAATCGCATGGCTCCGGTGCTGTGGGTTATCGCCGTGCTCTCTACTGTCACGGTCATTCATCGCATGTGGTACACCTACCAGCAGATGAAGCCGATTACCGAAAAGGAACTCAAGACCCAGGCAGAAGCTGCGGAATCAAAGGCAGAACCGGCAGCCAAGCTGAATCGGCCCACGCCGTTAGATCCGGCATTCTAA
- the greA gene encoding transcription elongation factor GreA, whose translation MPEHVKRKILEEIKALEHELAHELPKEIKKAASLGDLSENAEYHMAKQRQEFVNARLGQLKKRMGDLALVNLSNIPKDRVAFGSIIEVYDTTKDEKIEYTLVTSEESDVSRGKISTTSPIGKSLMGKKPGDVVEVVTPTGKRELEILKLMTIHDQEAAESNGASGGR comes from the coding sequence ATGCCAGAACACGTTAAGAGAAAGATCCTGGAAGAAATCAAAGCTCTTGAGCATGAACTGGCTCACGAGCTGCCCAAAGAGATCAAGAAGGCTGCTTCCCTCGGCGATCTGAGTGAAAACGCCGAGTACCACATGGCCAAGCAGCGTCAGGAATTCGTGAATGCCCGCCTTGGCCAGCTCAAGAAGCGCATGGGCGACTTGGCGTTGGTGAACTTGAGCAATATTCCCAAAGATCGTGTCGCCTTCGGTTCCATAATCGAGGTCTACGACACCACCAAAGACGAGAAAATCGAATACACGCTGGTGACCAGCGAAGAATCAGATGTCTCGCGCGGAAAGATTTCGACCACGTCGCCGATCGGCAAGAGCCTCATGGGTAAGAAGCCAGGTGATGTTGTTGAGGTGGTTACGCCTACCGGAAAACGGGAGCTGGAGATTCTCAAGCTTATGACGATCCACGATCAGGAAGCGGCGGAAAGCAACGGCGCCTCAGGTGGTCGCTGA
- a CDS encoding CarD family transcriptional regulator: protein MNHDFHIGDKVVYPNHGVGVVEQIGSRMVGSMMQKYYELHIKASNLKVTIPFSNVEAVGLRKVIKNADIEAILDILVNSKCENHQDWKFRFKENSEKMRTGSLLEVAYVLKSLLVLNQTKALSFREKKMLERAKYLLVSEMAMARNVEEIEMENVLSRALAKVKLKFPEVTADA, encoded by the coding sequence ATGAACCATGATTTCCACATCGGTGACAAGGTCGTATATCCCAACCACGGAGTAGGCGTCGTCGAGCAGATAGGCAGCCGCATGGTCGGCTCGATGATGCAAAAGTATTACGAGCTCCATATAAAGGCCAGCAACCTCAAAGTCACGATTCCTTTCAGCAACGTCGAAGCCGTTGGACTTCGGAAAGTAATCAAGAACGCGGATATCGAAGCCATCCTGGACATCCTGGTCAACAGCAAATGCGAAAACCACCAGGATTGGAAATTCCGGTTTAAAGAAAACTCAGAGAAGATGCGCACCGGCTCTCTGCTGGAGGTCGCATACGTCCTCAAAAGCCTGCTTGTGCTGAACCAGACTAAGGCTCTTTCCTTCCGCGAAAAGAAGATGCTCGAACGGGCGAAGTATCTACTTGTAAGCGAAATGGCTATGGCGAGGAATGTAGAAGAAATCGAGATGGAAAACGTACTTAGCCGGGCATTGGCGAAAGTGAAGCTGAAATTCCCGGAAGTGACTGCTGACGCTTAG
- a CDS encoding OB-fold nucleic acid binding domain-containing protein, which yields MKQFFVKDAAAHENQVITSYFLVSSKQIKPKKSGEIYLSLTLCDRSGQIDAKMWDNVADAVDAFEQDDFVKIKGLINKYSNRFQLTIHKLRRMDDNEVDYCDYLPKTTKDIDELWRTVGGYVASFQNAQLKLLLEAFMGDPQIAEAYRQAPAAKSLHHAFIGGLLEHVVSLMKLCDTVASLYPQINRDLLLTGAFLHDIGKIYELNYQRSFSYTTRGQLLGHMIIELEMLHEKIALVSDFPAELKVLIEHLIISHHGKYEFGSPKLPMFPEALMLHYLDDLDSKMESMRAHFERDPEAEWTGYNGSLGRTLLNSERVLAQIANPCPPTPEAEPEQIVMKAVAGESE from the coding sequence ATGAAGCAGTTCTTCGTTAAAGACGCTGCAGCCCACGAAAATCAGGTCATCACCTCTTACTTTCTCGTCTCTTCAAAACAAATCAAGCCAAAGAAGAGCGGGGAAATTTATCTTTCGCTGACTCTCTGCGACCGCAGCGGCCAGATCGACGCCAAGATGTGGGACAACGTCGCCGATGCAGTTGATGCGTTTGAGCAGGATGACTTCGTCAAAATCAAAGGGCTGATCAATAAGTATTCGAATCGTTTTCAGCTCACCATCCACAAGCTGCGCCGGATGGACGACAACGAAGTCGATTACTGCGACTATCTTCCCAAGACCACCAAAGACATAGACGAACTGTGGCGTACAGTCGGCGGTTATGTCGCAAGCTTCCAGAATGCGCAGTTGAAGCTTCTACTCGAAGCCTTCATGGGCGATCCACAAATTGCGGAGGCTTACCGTCAAGCTCCGGCGGCTAAGTCACTGCATCATGCTTTCATAGGCGGATTGCTGGAGCACGTAGTTTCCCTCATGAAGCTGTGCGACACGGTCGCGTCACTGTATCCGCAGATCAACCGAGATCTGCTGCTCACCGGCGCTTTCCTCCACGACATCGGCAAGATTTATGAGCTGAACTATCAGCGCTCTTTCTCCTACACGACCAGAGGCCAGCTCCTTGGACACATGATCATTGAGCTGGAAATGCTTCATGAAAAGATCGCGTTAGTTTCGGACTTCCCAGCAGAGCTCAAAGTGTTAATCGAGCACCTGATCATTAGCCATCATGGCAAGTACGAATTCGGATCGCCGAAGCTGCCGATGTTTCCTGAAGCACTCATGCTTCACTACCTTGACGATCTCGATTCCAAAATGGAAAGCATGCGCGCGCACTTCGAGCGGGATCCAGAAGCAGAATGGACCGGTTACAACGGCTCTTTAGGACGCACGCTGCTGAATTCGGAAAGAGTTCTCGCCCAAATCGCGAATCCATGCCCGCCAACTCCGGAAGCCGAGCCGGAGCAGATAGTGATGAAGGCGGTCGCGGGCGAATCGGAATAG
- a CDS encoding peptidylprolyl isomerase, with protein MSRRTLLSVIAVLSLSVSLAADTVIEEIIARVNDSIITRSDMAKSREELQQELQQQNIPATDSRAKEKEKDTLRDLIDQQLLLQKGKDLGITGDTELVKRLDDLRKQLKLETLEDLEKEAQKQGVSFEDYKQSIRNQIITQQVIQHEVGQKIQITEKEVQDYYNQHKSELEQPEAVDLSEILVSTGSSNVNIDPNVPPPPEDPAKVTAAEDKAKQLLASIKGGAKFEDVAKKSSDGPTADQGGELGMFKRGMLAKELEDLTFGMKPGSVSDVIRTRQGFVILKVNEHTQAGIAPLKQVENRIQEAIYYEKLQPALRNYLTKLREDAYIDIKAGYTDTGASPNQTKPIFTTAADTNTGKKLKKKKKMGIL; from the coding sequence ATGAGCCGTCGTACTCTGCTTAGTGTTATCGCTGTCCTCAGTCTCTCTGTCTCTCTCGCTGCCGACACCGTAATCGAGGAGATCATTGCTCGTGTAAACGATTCGATCATCACTCGCTCCGATATGGCCAAGAGCCGTGAAGAACTGCAGCAGGAATTGCAGCAGCAGAACATCCCTGCAACCGATTCGCGAGCCAAGGAGAAGGAGAAGGATACCCTTCGCGACCTGATCGACCAACAACTGCTCCTGCAGAAGGGCAAAGATCTTGGAATTACCGGCGATACCGAACTGGTGAAGCGCCTTGATGATCTGCGCAAACAGCTCAAGCTGGAGACGCTGGAAGATTTGGAGAAGGAAGCGCAAAAGCAGGGCGTCTCCTTCGAAGACTACAAACAAAGCATCCGCAACCAGATCATCACGCAACAGGTAATCCAGCACGAGGTCGGGCAGAAGATCCAGATCACTGAGAAGGAAGTTCAGGATTATTACAACCAGCACAAGTCTGAGCTGGAGCAGCCCGAAGCGGTGGATCTTTCCGAAATTCTTGTCTCGACTGGTTCATCGAACGTGAACATCGATCCGAATGTCCCACCTCCACCGGAGGATCCGGCGAAGGTAACGGCTGCCGAAGACAAAGCCAAGCAGTTGCTCGCGAGCATCAAAGGCGGAGCAAAGTTTGAAGATGTAGCGAAAAAATCCTCAGACGGACCGACCGCCGACCAGGGCGGCGAACTGGGAATGTTCAAGCGCGGCATGCTGGCCAAAGAACTCGAAGATCTGACATTCGGCATGAAGCCGGGTTCTGTGTCTGACGTCATCCGCACGAGACAAGGTTTCGTAATCCTGAAAGTCAACGAGCATACGCAGGCGGGAATCGCGCCGCTGAAGCAGGTCGAAAACCGCATTCAGGAAGCAATCTATTACGAGAAGCTTCAGCCTGCTCTACGAAACTACCTGACGAAGCTGCGCGAAGATGCCTACATTGACATCAAAGCCGGATATACCGACACCGGTGCAAGTCCAAATCAGACCAAACCAATCTTCACCACCGCTGCCGACACGAACACCGGTAAGAAGCTGAAGAAGAAAAAGAAGATGGGGATACTGTAA